A window of the Oryza brachyantha chromosome 5, ObraRS2, whole genome shotgun sequence genome harbors these coding sequences:
- the LOC102711885 gene encoding probable metal-nicotianamine transporter YSL3, with the protein MDASIEDPRLSTSVEVVFAKQPLPELGAQVTLRSMALSVVLGVVFCFVGLRIQVTAGIVPALNMPITVLSFFLLKCSVRLLHKGGLTTLPFTRQENMFLMTCVVTCLNLTVTGGFATSLIGMTSIVAKTLSDDPDPRDVVDNVPTTKWILYFFLIGLAGVFANIPFTQVMIIDYNLLFPTGTVIGQLINSFHTPEGAYVAKLQVMAIFKAFFGSFTWSVFQWFYTSGNGCGFQNFPSFGLGLYKRRFYFDFSALYVGLGMICPLMVNLGLLFGAIVSWGFLYPFLETKQGQWYETESPSSLKGLNGYKVFITVALIVTDGLINFVTLITSAAINFYQMRQEGDTSGLANYINKLHPSLNYDERKRIEVFMASRIPIAGPVAAYVACAAVTAVAVPAMFSQIRFYHIAALYTAMPVIVFCNTYATGLTDWSVAPTYAKFMVFVIAAWIGRPGAVVASLLASGMTMGTLHISSQAMQDLKSGHMTLASPRAMVAGQLFGVALSAVAAPCIFLAFQSSARPGAPVGSKESSYPCPYAGLYRAIGIIGMGGVKELPKYCLEFCLASVCVTVAIDALVLVSQMKGWSVHRYIPSMTVIALPFFAGPFFTIDMCIGSLLLHLWKRMEGSSAALLSSSVAAGLMCGEGLFTLPSAMLNMFKVQPPMCMKFLAGGQEVEVVDSFLNSSKT; encoded by the exons atGGACGCGTCGATCGAAGACCCGAGGCTGTCGACGTCGGTGGAGGTGGTGTTCGCGAAGCAGCCGCTGCCGGAGCTCGGGGCGCAGGTGACGCTGAGGTCCATGGCGCTCTCGGTGGTGCTCGGCGTCGTCTTCTGCTTCGTCGGCCTGAGGATCCAGGTGACGGCCGGGATCGTGCCGGCGCTCAACATGCCCATCACCGTGCTcagcttcttcctcctcaaGTGCTCCGTCAGGCTGCTGCACAAGGGGGGCCTCACCACGCTGCCCTTCACGCGCCAGGAGAACATGTTCCTCATGACCTGCGTCGTCACCTGCCTTAACCTCACCGTCACTG GTGGGTTTGCAACCTCTCTCATTGGAATGACCTCTATAGTGGCAAAAACACTTTCTGATGATCCAGATCCAAGAGATGTTGTTGACAATGTACCAACAACGAAATGGATATTATACTTTTTCCTTATTGGTCTGGCAGGGGTATTTGCTAATATACCATTTACCCAG gtCATGATTATCGACTACAACTTACTATTCCCAACAGGAACGGTCATAGGACAACTTATTAATAGCTTTCACACTCCTGAAGGAGCTTATGTGGCAAA ACTGCAGGTTATGGCTATTTTCAAAGCATTTTTTGGTAGTTTTACTTGGTCTGTGTTCCAATGGTTCTATACCTCAGGCAATGGTTGTGGATTTCAGAACTTTCCATCGTTTGGACTAGGATTATATAAACGCAG GTTCTACTTTGATTTCTCTGCATTATATGTTGGTCTAGGAATGATTTGCCCACTAATGGTAAATCTTGGGTTACTGTTTGGAGCTATTGTGTCTTGGGGATTCTTATATCCTTTCcttgaaactaaacaaggacAGTGGTATGAAACCGAAAGCCCTTCGAGTTTGAAAGGATTAAATGGATACAAG GTGTTCATCACCGTGGCACTGATCGTGACTGACGGGTTGATAAACTTTGTGACGCTCATCACTTCAGCCGCCATAAACTTCTACCAGATGAGGCAAGAAGGTGACACGTCGGGGCTAGCCAACTACATAAACAAGCTGCACCCCAGCCTCAACTATGACGAGCGCAAGAGGATCGAGGTGTTCATGGCCAGCCGGATCCCGATCGCCGGCCCGGTGGCGGCCTACgtcgcgtgcgccgccgtcaccgccgtcgccgtgccggcgATGTTCAGCCAGATCCGGTTCTACCACATCGCCGCGCTGTACACGGCCATGCCGGTGATAGTCTTCTGCAACACCTACGCGACGGGGCTCACCGACTGGTCGGTGGCGCCGACGTACGCCAAGTTCATGGTGTTCGTCATCGCGGCGTGGATCGGGCGCCCCGGCGCCGTGGTGGCCAGCCTCCTGGCGAGCGGGATGACCATGGGGACGCTCCACATCTCGTCGCAGGCGATGCAGGACCTCAAGTCGGGGCACATGACGCTggcgtcgccgcgcgccatgGTCGCCGGGCAGCTCTTCGGCGTGGCGCTCAgcgccgtggcggcgccgtGCATCTTCCTGGCGTTCCAGAGCTCGGCGAGGCCCGGCGCGCCGGTGGGGTCGAAGGAGTCGAGCTACCCGTGCCCCTACGCGGGGCTGTACCGCGCCATCGGCATCATCGGCATGGGAGGGGTGAAGGAGCTCCCCAAGTACTGCCTGGAGTTCTGCCTCGCCTCCGTCTGCGTCACCGTCGCcatcgacgccctcgtgctgGTCTCGCAGATGAAGGGGTGGAGCGTCCACAGGTACATCCCCAGCATGACCGTCATCGCTCTGCCCTTCTTCGCGGGGCCCTTCTTCACCATCGACATGTGCATCGGGAGCCTGCTGCTGCACCTCTGGAAGAGGATGGAGGGCAGCAGCGCcgcgctgctgtcgtcgtccgtcgccgccggcctgaTGTGCGGGGAAGGGCTCTTCACGCTGCCGTCGGCGATGCTCAACATGTTCAAGGTGCAGCCGCCGATGTGCATGAAGTTCTTGGCCGGTGGGCAGGAAGTCGAGGTGGTGGACTCTTTCTTGAACAGTTCCAAGACATGA
- the LOC102711431 gene encoding probable metal-nicotianamine transporter YSL3 translates to MDATIGDARSATSVEAVFDKQPLPGFRDVVTPRSMAVSVVLSVVVCFVGMRIQMTAGIVPALNMPASILSFFLLKWLVRLLQSCGFAVLPFTRQENMFLLTCVITCLNLTLTSGFATNIVGMTSTVARSLTDDPDPRDTIDHVPTGKWIVYLFLIGMTGVLSNVPFNQVMIIDYKLLFPTGTVIAQLINSLHTPEGAYIAKMQVATIFKVFFGSFSWSMFQWFYTAGDDCGFQHFPTFGLGLYKHRFYFDFSATYIGLGMICPHIVNFGLLFGAIISWGFLYPFLETKRGQWYQTDSPTSLNGLNGYKVFISVTLIITDGMINFLTLITTASINFYQLSKEHDSGLSNYIKKHPSLNYDDRKRIEVFLANRIPVSVPVAAYITCAAISTIAIPAMFSQIKFYHVIVLYMAIPVVSFCNTYATGLTDWSVAPTYAKFTTFVFAAWIAKPGAVVASLLASGVIMAALHISSQAMQDLKSGHMTLTSPRAMVTGQLFGVAIGSIVSPCIFFAFQSTAKPDAPVGSKQSNYPCPFASLYRAIGVIGTGGVKELPRHCVEFCVIAFCVTVIIDAIVLVSQKRGLRVHRYIPSMTVIALPFFAGSYFTIDMCVGSLLLLIWTRINAKKAEMLSSAVAAGLICGEGLFTLPSALLNMFKVQPPMCMKFLSGGQEVVAVNSFLNNLGKPRT, encoded by the exons atggaTGCGACGATCGGCGATGCCAGGTCAGCGACGTCGGTGGAGGCAGTGTTCGACAAGCAGCCATTGCCAGGGTTCAGGGATGTGGTGACGCCGCGGTCCATGGCCGTCTCGGTGGTGCTCAGCGTCGTCGTCTGCTTCGTCGGCATGAGGATCCAGATGACGGCCGGGATCGTGCCGGCGCTCAACATGCCCGCGAGCATCCTcagcttcttcctcctcaaGTGGCTCGTCAGGCTGCTGCAGAGCTGCGGCTTCGCCGTGCTGCCCTTCACACGCCAGGAGAACATGTTCCTCCTCACTTGCGTCATCACCTGCCTTAACCTGACCCTCACAA GTGGTTTTGCAACCAATATCGTTGGAATGACTTCTACGGTGGCCAGATCACTTACTGATGATCCAGATCCAAGAGATACTATTGACCATGTACCAACTGGAAAATGGATAGTATACCTATTCCTTATTGGTATGACAGGAGTTTTATCGAATGTGCCATTTAATCAG GTCATGATTATCGACTACAAATTACTATTCCCAACTGGAACAGTTATAGCTCAGCTTATTAATAGCTTGCATACTCCGGAAGGAGCTTACATAGCAAA AATGCAGGTTGCGACTATTTTCAAAGTATTTTTTGGTAGTTTTTCTTGGTCTATGTTCCAATGGTTCTATACTGCAGGCGACGATTGTGGATTTCAACACTTCCCAACATTTGGACTAGGATTATACAAACACAg GTTCTACTTTGATTTCTCTGCGACATATATTGGTCTTGGAATGATTTGCCCACATATAGTAAATTTTGGATTACTTTTCGGGGCCATCATCTCTTGGGGATTTCTATATCCTTTCCTTGAAACTAAACGTGGGCAATGGTATCAAACTGACAGCCCTACAagtttgaatggactaaatgGATATAAG GTGTTCATCAGTGTGACACTGATCATTACAGACGGGATGATAAATTTTCTAACACTCATTACTACAGCTTCAATTAACTTCTACCAATTAAGCAAAGAGCATGATTCAGGACTATCCAACTATATCAAGAAACACCCAAGCCTCAATTATGATGATCGCAAGAGGATTGAGGTGTTCTTGGCCAACCGGATCCCGGTCTCTGTCCCAGTGGCAGCCTATATTACTTGTGCAGCCATCAGCACGATTGCAATCCCAGCCATGTTCAGCCAGATCAAATTCTACCATGTCATCGTGCTCTACATGGCCATCCCAGTCGTGAGCTTCTGCAACACCTATGCGACAGGGCTAACCGACTGGTCAGTGGCACCGACCTACGCCAAATTCACAACCTTTGTCTTCGCGGCATGGATCGCCAAGCCTGGAGCAGTCGTGGCCAGCCTGCTAGCTAGCGGGGTGATCATGGCGGCGCTCCACATCTCATCGCAGGCGATGCAGGACCTCAAGTCAGGCCACATGACACTGACGTCACCACGTGCAATGGTCACCGGACAGCTCTTCGGTGTGGCCATCGGCTCCATTGTCAGCCCATGCATCTTCTTTGCCTTCCAGTCCACAGCGAAGCCTGACGCACCGGTGGGTTCAAAGCAGTCCAACTACCCATGCCCCTTCGCGAGTCTGTACCGCGCCATTGGGGTGATCGGCACTGGAGGGGTGAAGGAGTTGCCGAGGCACTGTGTGGAGTTCTGTGTCATCGCCTTCTGTGTGACGGTCATCATTGATGCCATTGTGCTGGTCTCACAAAAGAGGGGGTTGAGGGTCCACAGGTACATCCCCAGCATGACAGTAATTGCACTGCCATTCTTTGCCGGCTCCTACTTCACCATCGACATGTGCGTGGGGAGCCTGCTGCTGCTTATCTGGACAAGAATCAATGCCAAAAAAGCAGAGATGCTGTCATCGGCCGTTGCGGCAGGCTTGATATGTGGAGAAGGGTTGTTCACACTGCCGTCAGCATTACTCAACATGTTCAAGGTGCAGCCACCAATGTGTATGAAGTTCCTATCGGGTGGCCAAGAGGTTGTGGCAGTGAACTCATTCTTGAACAATTTGGGAAAACCCAGAACATGA